A window from Citrus sinensis cultivar Valencia sweet orange chromosome 3, DVS_A1.0, whole genome shotgun sequence encodes these proteins:
- the LOC102610079 gene encoding light-inducible protein CPRF2 isoform X3 — MNSVFSADDFSDSFLSSPSPPPASFHALPMNRSQSEWELEKFLQEVTVSPRAISSSSASDNSVPAVIGPSVMSKSRAYEIGDDDVVEIKKSHRDQSLDPPVIPSSTAPVDSDEYRAYLKTKLDLACAAVALRTAPVKPEDKSSLIENQTQAAKPSELGSQAMATVNVSTAHDAIGTHPKADFRPLGSADLPAVQARPAAQVRQSTSGSSREDSDDDELEGDTETIEGLDSVDDKRARRMLSNRESARRSRRRKQAHLNELETQAGQLRAEHSSLLKGLTDVNQKYDESAVNNRILKADIETLRAKM; from the exons ATGAACAGTGTGTTTTCTGCCGATGATTTCTCTGACTCTTTTTTGTCGTCGCCATCTCCGCCTCCGGCATCGTTTCATGCTTTGCCGATGAACCGGAGCCAATCGGAATGGGAGTTGGAGAAGTTTCTACAAGAGGTGACGGTTTCTCCGAGGGCGATTTCCTCTTCGTCGGCTAGCGACAATTCAGTTCCTGCAGTTATTGGTCCTTCTGTTATGTCGAAATCAAGGGCTTATGAAATTGGAGATGATGACGTGGTGGAGATAAAAAAGTCTCATCGAGATCAATCTCTTGACCCACCGGTGATTCCTTCCTCAACGGCTCCGGTTGATTCCGATGAGTATCGAGCTTATTTAAAAACCAAACTCGATCTAGCGTGCGCTGCTGTTGCTCTCAGG aCAGCGCCTGTGAAGCCAGAAGATAAATCTTCTTTAATTGAGAATCAAACGCAGGCGGCCAAGCCTTCTGAGTTGGGATCCCAAGCTATGGCTACcg TCAATGTAAGCACTGCTCATGATGCGATAGGAACACACCCTAAGGCTGATTTCAGACCACTTGGCTCAGCTGACTTACCAGCTGTCCAGGCAAGACCAGCAGCGCAAGTCAGGCAATCAACGAGTGGGTCATCGCGAGAAGATTCAGACGATGATGAGCTTGAAGGAGATACAGAAACCATAGAGGGTTTGGACTCGGTGGATGATAAACGTGCAAGAAG GATGCTGTCAAATCGAGAGTCAGCAAGACGCTCtaggagaagaaaacaagcaCATCTGAATGAATTAGAAACACAG GCTGGTCAATTACGAGCTGAACATTCTTCGTTACTAAAAGGTCTGACCGACGTGAACCAGAAATATGATGAATCTGCTGTCAATAACAGAATATTGAAAGCTGATATTGAGACATTAAGAGCAAAG ATGTAA
- the LOC102610079 gene encoding light-inducible protein CPRF2 isoform X2, with protein sequence MNSVFSADDFSDSFLSSPSPPPASFHALPMNRSQSEWELEKFLQEVTVSPRAISSSSASDNSVPAVIGPSVMSKSRAYEIGDDDVVEIKKSHRDQSLDPPVIPSSTAPVDSDEYRAYLKTKLDLACAAVALRTAPVKPEDKSSLIENQTQAAKPSELGSQAMATGTHPKADFRPLGSADLPAVQARPAAQVRQSTSGSSREDSDDDELEGDTETIEGLDSVDDKRARRMLSNRESARRSRRRKQAHLNELETQAGQLRAEHSSLLKGLTDVNQKYDESAVNNRILKADIETLRAKVKMAEETVKRVTGLNPLLLARSDVPGVGMPLVNVPLDASRNATHPMQPNPNQFFHQAIPSISTPTPNHQSLDSSFPSNIQLPTVGNPQSDRGGKNMTETSPLQHAVSLEHVPQGVGHRVSPPGAVPGWDTGLPHAGSKNNKQR encoded by the exons ATGAACAGTGTGTTTTCTGCCGATGATTTCTCTGACTCTTTTTTGTCGTCGCCATCTCCGCCTCCGGCATCGTTTCATGCTTTGCCGATGAACCGGAGCCAATCGGAATGGGAGTTGGAGAAGTTTCTACAAGAGGTGACGGTTTCTCCGAGGGCGATTTCCTCTTCGTCGGCTAGCGACAATTCAGTTCCTGCAGTTATTGGTCCTTCTGTTATGTCGAAATCAAGGGCTTATGAAATTGGAGATGATGACGTGGTGGAGATAAAAAAGTCTCATCGAGATCAATCTCTTGACCCACCGGTGATTCCTTCCTCAACGGCTCCGGTTGATTCCGATGAGTATCGAGCTTATTTAAAAACCAAACTCGATCTAGCGTGCGCTGCTGTTGCTCTCAGG aCAGCGCCTGTGAAGCCAGAAGATAAATCTTCTTTAATTGAGAATCAAACGCAGGCGGCCAAGCCTTCTGAGTTGGGATCCCAAGCTATGGCTACcg GAACACACCCTAAGGCTGATTTCAGACCACTTGGCTCAGCTGACTTACCAGCTGTCCAGGCAAGACCAGCAGCGCAAGTCAGGCAATCAACGAGTGGGTCATCGCGAGAAGATTCAGACGATGATGAGCTTGAAGGAGATACAGAAACCATAGAGGGTTTGGACTCGGTGGATGATAAACGTGCAAGAAG GATGCTGTCAAATCGAGAGTCAGCAAGACGCTCtaggagaagaaaacaagcaCATCTGAATGAATTAGAAACACAG GCTGGTCAATTACGAGCTGAACATTCTTCGTTACTAAAAGGTCTGACCGACGTGAACCAGAAATATGATGAATCTGCTGTCAATAACAGAATATTGAAAGCTGATATTGAGACATTAAGAGCAAAG gtgAAAATGGCTGAAGAAACAGTTAAGCGAGTGACTGGGTTGAATCCCCTGCTTTTAGCCAGATCCGATGTGCCAGGTGTTGGCATGCCATTAGTCAACGTCCCACTCGATGCGTCTAGAAATGCTACTCATCCAATgcaaccaaacccaaaccagTTCTTTCACCAAGCAATTCCAAGTATTAGTACTCCCACCCCAAATCACCAGAGCTTGGACAGCAGTTTCCCTAGTAATATCCAGCTTCCTACTGTTGGAAATCCTCAAAGTGATAGAGGGGGCAAAAACATGACTGAAACATCTCCCTTGCAGCATGCCGTTAGCTTAGAGCATGTGCCACAGGGGGTAGGCCATAGAGTCAGTCCACCTGGGGCTGTGCCTGGCTGGGACACTGGACTTCCGCATGCAGGATCAAAGAATAACAAGCAGAGGTAG
- the LOC102610079 gene encoding light-inducible protein CPRF2 isoform X1, whose translation MNSVFSADDFSDSFLSSPSPPPASFHALPMNRSQSEWELEKFLQEVTVSPRAISSSSASDNSVPAVIGPSVMSKSRAYEIGDDDVVEIKKSHRDQSLDPPVIPSSTAPVDSDEYRAYLKTKLDLACAAVALRTAPVKPEDKSSLIENQTQAAKPSELGSQAMATVNVSTAHDAIGTHPKADFRPLGSADLPAVQARPAAQVRQSTSGSSREDSDDDELEGDTETIEGLDSVDDKRARRMLSNRESARRSRRRKQAHLNELETQAGQLRAEHSSLLKGLTDVNQKYDESAVNNRILKADIETLRAKVKMAEETVKRVTGLNPLLLARSDVPGVGMPLVNVPLDASRNATHPMQPNPNQFFHQAIPSISTPTPNHQSLDSSFPSNIQLPTVGNPQSDRGGKNMTETSPLQHAVSLEHVPQGVGHRVSPPGAVPGWDTGLPHAGSKNNKQR comes from the exons ATGAACAGTGTGTTTTCTGCCGATGATTTCTCTGACTCTTTTTTGTCGTCGCCATCTCCGCCTCCGGCATCGTTTCATGCTTTGCCGATGAACCGGAGCCAATCGGAATGGGAGTTGGAGAAGTTTCTACAAGAGGTGACGGTTTCTCCGAGGGCGATTTCCTCTTCGTCGGCTAGCGACAATTCAGTTCCTGCAGTTATTGGTCCTTCTGTTATGTCGAAATCAAGGGCTTATGAAATTGGAGATGATGACGTGGTGGAGATAAAAAAGTCTCATCGAGATCAATCTCTTGACCCACCGGTGATTCCTTCCTCAACGGCTCCGGTTGATTCCGATGAGTATCGAGCTTATTTAAAAACCAAACTCGATCTAGCGTGCGCTGCTGTTGCTCTCAGG aCAGCGCCTGTGAAGCCAGAAGATAAATCTTCTTTAATTGAGAATCAAACGCAGGCGGCCAAGCCTTCTGAGTTGGGATCCCAAGCTATGGCTACcg TCAATGTAAGCACTGCTCATGATGCGATAGGAACACACCCTAAGGCTGATTTCAGACCACTTGGCTCAGCTGACTTACCAGCTGTCCAGGCAAGACCAGCAGCGCAAGTCAGGCAATCAACGAGTGGGTCATCGCGAGAAGATTCAGACGATGATGAGCTTGAAGGAGATACAGAAACCATAGAGGGTTTGGACTCGGTGGATGATAAACGTGCAAGAAG GATGCTGTCAAATCGAGAGTCAGCAAGACGCTCtaggagaagaaaacaagcaCATCTGAATGAATTAGAAACACAG GCTGGTCAATTACGAGCTGAACATTCTTCGTTACTAAAAGGTCTGACCGACGTGAACCAGAAATATGATGAATCTGCTGTCAATAACAGAATATTGAAAGCTGATATTGAGACATTAAGAGCAAAG gtgAAAATGGCTGAAGAAACAGTTAAGCGAGTGACTGGGTTGAATCCCCTGCTTTTAGCCAGATCCGATGTGCCAGGTGTTGGCATGCCATTAGTCAACGTCCCACTCGATGCGTCTAGAAATGCTACTCATCCAATgcaaccaaacccaaaccagTTCTTTCACCAAGCAATTCCAAGTATTAGTACTCCCACCCCAAATCACCAGAGCTTGGACAGCAGTTTCCCTAGTAATATCCAGCTTCCTACTGTTGGAAATCCTCAAAGTGATAGAGGGGGCAAAAACATGACTGAAACATCTCCCTTGCAGCATGCCGTTAGCTTAGAGCATGTGCCACAGGGGGTAGGCCATAGAGTCAGTCCACCTGGGGCTGTGCCTGGCTGGGACACTGGACTTCCGCATGCAGGATCAAAGAATAACAAGCAGAGGTAG